The following are encoded together in the Citrus sinensis cultivar Valencia sweet orange chromosome 1, DVS_A1.0, whole genome shotgun sequence genome:
- the LOC102611726 gene encoding folate-biopterin transporter 1, chloroplastic — translation MPLKENIKMSSLAFSTISILPSQNEIFSLTSLSSPLLSRIHRRPLTHIAGARRSYRRKPFKKKDMSVAVPITAPSLRRDKSEKSLLDYESGAGKGDMLTRDTEGEMSTPSKSSPHESRYLSNGAKFFGVDLSPDNFAVAMVYFVQGVLGLARLAVNFYLKDDLHLDPAETAVISGFSSLPWLIKPLYGFISDSLPLFGYRRRSYLVLSGLLGALSWSLMATIVESKYSAALSILLGSLSVAFSDVVVDSMVVERARGESQSVSGSLQSLCWGSSAFGGIVSSYFSGSMVDAYGVRFVFGVTALLPLITSGVAVLVKEQQVLGPSRRQNLPLGDPSFFESSKQNMFQLWEAVKQPNVFLPTLFVFLWQATPHSDSAMFYFTTNELGFTPEFLGRVKFVTSVASLLGVGLYNGFLKNVPLRKIFLANTIFGTALGMTQVFLVTGLNRKFGISDEWFAIGDSLILTVLSQASFMPVLVLAARLCPEGMEATLFATLMSISNGGSVLGGLLGAGLTQLFGVTKDSFDNLATLIILCNLSSLLPLPLIGLLPQDSPDSTSKESEDIEMKSN, via the exons ATGCctcttaaagaaaatattaaaatgtcttCCTTAGCATTTTCAACAATCTCAATCTTACCCTCgcaaaatgaaattttctcATTGACCTCCCTCTCTTCTCCTCTCCTCTCTCGGATCCACAGGCGACCACTCACTCACATCGCCGGAGCACGACGTTCATATCGCCGCAAACCGTTCAAGAAAAAGGACATGTCAGTTGCCGTTCCGATTACGGCACCCTCCCTTCGACGAGATAAAAGCGAAAAGTCGCTTCTCGATTACGAGAGTG GTGCTGGAAAAGGGGACATGTTAACAAGAGATACTGAAGGAGAAATGAGCACTCCTAGCAAATCTAGTCCGCATGAAAGTAGATATCTTAGTAATGGAGCCAAATTCTTTGGGGTTGATTTGTCTCCAGATAATTTTGCAGTTGCTATGGTATATTTTGTGCAAGGTGTTTTAGGTCTTGCAAGGCTTGCTGTAAACTTTTACTTGAAAGATGATCTGCATTTAGATCCCGCAGAG ACAGCTGTGATATCTGGTTTTTCTTCATTACCTTGGCTTATTAAACCTCTTTATGGGTTCATTAG TGATTCTCTCCCACTTTTTGGGTACCGGAGGAGATCATACTTGGTTCTATCAGGGCTACTTGGTGCACTCTCATGGAGTTTGATGGCAACTATTGTTGAGAGCAAATATAGTGCTGCCTTGAGCATACTTCTTGGTTCTCTTTCCGTTGCCTTCTCAGATGTT GTTGTAGATTCCATGGTTGTGGAAAGGGCTCGTGGTGAGTCACAAAGTGTATCAGGATCTCTTCAGTCATTATGTTGGGGATCATCTGCTTTTGGTGGAATAGTGAGCTCATACTTTAGTGGTTCAATGGTAGATGCTTATGGTGTAAG GTTTGTTTTTGGTGTCACGGCACTGCTACCACTGATAACATCAGGAGTTGCTGTTCTTGTAAAAGAACAACAAGTGCTTGGTCCATCAAGGAGGCAGAACCTTCCTCTGGGAGATCCTAGCTTTTTTGAAAGCTCAAAACAGAACATGTTTCAGTTGTGGGAGGCTGTGAAGCAGCCTAACGTGTTTCTTCcaactttatttgttttcctGTGGCAGGCAACTCCACACTCAGACTCTGCCATGTTTTATTTCAC CACGAATGAACTTGGTTTCACCCCAGAGTTTCTAGGACGTGTCAAGTTTGTTACCTCGGTGGCTTCATTGCTTGGTGTTGGACTGTATAATGGATTTCTGAAAAATGTTCCGCTACGAAAGATTTTTCTTGCAAACACCATTTTTGGTACAGCTCTTGGGATGACTCAG GTTTTCCTTGTTACTGGATTAAATCGGAAGTTTGGGATAAGTGATGAGTGGTTTGCAATTGGAGATTCTTTGATACTAACAGTTCTTAGTCAG GCTTCTTTCATGCCTGTGCTTGTGCTAGCAGCAAGACTATGTCCAGAAGGCATGGAAGCGACACTTTTTGCAACCCTCATGTCCATATCAAATGGAGGTAGCGTTCTTGGGGGCCTTTTAGGTGCTGGTTTGACACAGCTCTTTGGCGTCACCAAGGACAGTTTTGATAACTTGGCGACTTTGATAATTCTATGCAACCTCAGTTCATTGTTGCCGTTACCTCTCATTGGCCTGCTTCCCCAGGACAGTCCAGATTCCACTTCGAAGGAGAGTGAGGATATTGAGATGAAATCTAATTGA
- the LOC102612013 gene encoding FCS-Like Zinc finger 8, which translates to METAVLTVRSPICIYKPYLKPKKKTLSVYKQVLMAENGSLASPSSDKINRKPTSFPRLFTGLTTLKGFAETEVSVMSPTSILDISKPFSILKNPFWSELTNNTQHSPKTPEPETRHKLESKGGIGCLGIVDVLKDEIQDPKKPKTETRMVLFGSQLKIQIPPLVSSVLSPQDSPKSPAEFGIKTRNQLGSSFSSVTPSNSPQVFTGCLSATEMELSEDYTCVISHGPNPKTTHIFDNCIVESCCGVAGFSSLRKESKEFMSKSDDRFSYPSESFLSFCYNCKKNLGPGKDIYMYRGEKAFCSQECRFQEMMLEEEGIDKLDPDDVYST; encoded by the exons ATGGAG ACAGCTGTTTTGACTGTACGTTCACCCATTTGTATCTATAAGCCCtatttaaaaccaaaaaagaaaactctttCAG TTTACAAGCAAGTGTTAATGGCTGAAAATGGGTCCCTTGCGTCTCCAAGCTCAGACAAGATCAACAGGAAGCCAACTTCATTTCCAAGATTATTCACTGGATTAACAACCTTAAAGGGTTTCGCTGAAACTGAGGTTTCTGTGATGAGCCCAACTTCAATTCTTGATATTAGCAAGCCATTTTCAATCCTCAAGAACCCCTTTTGGTCtgaattaacaaataatacGCAACACTCACCCAAGACCCCAGAACCTGAAACCAGGCACAAATTGGAGTCCAAAGGAGGGATAGGTTGCCTTGGCATTGTTGATGTTCTCAAAGATGAAATTCAAGACcccaaaaaaccaaaaactgAAACAAGGATGGTGCTTTTTGGATCACAGCTAAAAATCCAAATCCCTCCTCTTGTTTCCTCTGTTCTTTCCCCACAAGATTCTCCTAAATCCCCAGCTGAGTTTGGTATCAAAACAAGAAACCAATTGGGTAGTTCATTTTCCTCTGTGACACCAAGCAATTCTCCTCAGGTTTTCACGGGCTGCCTCTCGGCCACTGAGATGGAACTCTCTGAGGACTACACTTGTGTCATTTCTCATGGCCCCAATCCCAAAACCACTcatatttttgataattgcATTGTTGAGAGCTGCTGCGGCGTAGCTGGTTTCTCTTCCTTGAGAAAGGAAAGTAAAGAGTTCATGTCTAAATCTGATGACCGGTTTAGTTACCCATCTGAGAGCTTCCTCAGCTTTTGTTACAATTGCAAGAAGAATCTTGGCCCTGGAAAGGACATTTACATGTACAG GGGAGAGAAAGCATTTTGCAGCCAAGAATGCAGATTCCAGGAGATGATGTTAGAAGAGGAGGGAATTGACAAATTGGACCCTGATGATGTTTATAGCACTTGA